In Erigeron canadensis isolate Cc75 chromosome 6, C_canadensis_v1, whole genome shotgun sequence, the following are encoded in one genomic region:
- the LOC122603126 gene encoding pectinesterase 2-like, translating to MSSKSQKLGFIPGKSEFRKMTMELALERALTAESHTKWLGPKCRNEKERAAWADCLTLYENTIMQLTQTLDPTTKCTDFDTQTWLSTALTNLETCRAGFMELNASDYILPLMSNNVTKLISNTLAINNGSTPPVATYKGGFPNWVVPGDRKLLQTAAPRANIVVAQDGSGNFKTIKAAIDAAAKRSGSGRFVIYIKRGVYRENIEIGNKMKNIMLVGDGLKYTIITGSRSVGGGSTTFKSGTVIVTGSGFIARGITFRNTAGPQNHQAVALRSSSDFSVFYRCGFEGYQDTLYVHSQRQFYKECYIYGTVDFIFGNAAVVFQNCMIYGRRGMAGQQVTITAQGRTDSNQNTGISIQNSRIMAASDLKPVLSSFKTYLGRPWKQYSRTVFLKNYIDSLVDPAGWLEWDGNFALNTLYYGEYRNTGPGSSTSRRVKWRGYRVITNANEASKFTVANFIAGQSWLPGTSVPFYSSL from the exons ATGAGCAGCAAATCACAAAAATTAGGATTCATTCCGGGTAAATCTGAATTTCGTAAAATGACTATGGAACTAGCCTTGGAACGTGCACTTACCGCCGAGAGTCACACCAAATGGCTTGGCCCAAAGTGTCGTAACGAGAAAGAGAGAGCTGCATGGGCTGACTGTTTGACCCTCTACGAAAACACCATCATGCAACTAACCCAAACCTTGGACCCAACCACCAAATGTACCGATTTTGATACTCAAACATGGCTCAGCACCGCACTAACCAACCTCGAGACATGTCGAGCTGGGTTTATGGAGCTTAATGCTTCAGACTACATTTTACCACTCATGTCTAATAACGTAACGAAACTTATTAGTAATACTTTGGCTATCAACAACGGATCAACACCACCCGTGGCGACTTACAAAGGGGGGTTTCCAAATTGGGTTGTGCCTGGTGACAGGAAGCTTCTCCAAACAGCGGCACCAAGGGCAAACATTGTGGTGGCTCAGGACGGTTCAGGGAATTTTAAAACGATTAAGGCAGCTATTGACGCGGCTGCAAAGAGAAGTGGGAGTGGGAGgtttgttatttatataaaaagggGTGTTTATAGAGAGAATATTGAGATCGGGAACAAAATGAAGAATATTATGCTTGTGGGTGATGGGTTGAAGTACACCATCATCACCGGCAGCCGCAGTGTTGGAGGCGGTTCCACCACCTTTAAATCCGGCACCGTTA TTGTAACCGGTTCTGGCTTCATTGCTCGTGGCATAACATTCCGTAACACTGCTGGCCCTCAGAACCACCAAGCAGTTGCCCTCAGGTCAAGCTCTGACTTTTCGGTCTTCTATCGTTGTGGCTTCGAAGGATATCAAGATACGCTCTACGTCCACTCCCAACGACAATTCTACAAAGAATGCTACATTTATGGTACCGTTGATTTCATTTTTGGAAACGCAGCCGTGGTTTTCCAAAACTGCATGATTTACGGAAGACGAGGCATGGCTGGTCAACAAGTCACAATTACAGCCCAAGGTCGAACAGACTCGAATCAAAATACTGGGATCTCGATTCAAAACTCTCGAATCATGGCTGCATCCGACTTAAAACCGGTCTTGAGCTCATTTAAAACATACTTAGGCCGGCCATGGAAGCAATATTCTAGAACGGtcttcttgaaaaattataTTGATAGTTTGGTGGACCCGGCCGGATGGTTAGAATGGGATGGGAATTTCGCACTTAATACGTTGTACTATGGTGAATATAGAAACACTGGACCGGGTTCATCAACAAGCCGAAGAGTAAAGTGGCGTGGGTATCGGGTTATTACTAACGCAAACGAGGCTTCTAAGTTTACGGTCGCAAATTTCATTGCGGGTCAGTCGTGGTTACCTGGTACTAGTGTGCCGTTTTATTCTAGCCTCTAA
- the LOC122604960 gene encoding probable pectinesterase/pectinesterase inhibitor 17 — MAIMKLAHFISIIFFWSSATTTATTNGGINWWCAQTPHYQTCLHHVAEPNPSSAIISINQFLDMTVQAAIDEAKVVLKQTQRIETTIPNDPEKSLWASCVDYFDETMFTLNMVLDHSTLHQPTPLDVQTWISSGLTYIDTCEEGFELININNTMLIPSITTNLTHLLLNSLAISVVIRGNDSIPGAVDWNFSNVHKVSGLVLDKPDVVVAQDGSGDFKTIHGAVNSARMNRRSGATNKKYYLIYVKAGVYQEYVMIPKTIPYIKMFGDGIGKTIVTGDRHLGGRMPTARHLKQSATFRK, encoded by the coding sequence ATGGCCATCATGAAGCTTGCTCACTTCATATCCATCATCTTCTTTTGGTCATCAGcaacaaccaccgccaccaccaacgGCGGGATAAACTGGTGGTGCGCCCAAACCCCGCACTACCAAACCTGCCTTCACCATGTAGCCGAGCCTAACCCCTCCTCTGCCATCATATCTATAAACCAGTTCCTAGACATGACTGTACAAGCAGCAATCGATGAAGCAAAAGTGGTTCTAAAACAAACACAAAGAATCGAGACCACGATTCCAAATGATCCAGAAAAAAGCTTATGGGCTAGCTGCGTTGACTATTTCGACGAGACCATGTTCACACTAAACATGGTCTTAGACCACAGTACCCTTCATCAGCCAACCCCACTTGACGTCCAAACATGGATCAGTTCTGGCCTAACCTATATCGACACGTGCGAAGAAGGGTTTGAATTGATTAATATAAACAACACCATGCTAATTCCTTCAATCACAACCAATTTAACACACTTATTACTCAACTCTTTGGCTATTAGTGTAGTTATTAGAGGTAATGATAGTATTCCAGGGGCCGTTGATTGGAACTTTAGCAACGTGCACAAGGTGTCGGGTTTGGTGTTAGATAAGCCAGACGTCGTGGTGGCTCAAGATGGGTCAGGGGATTTTAAAACGATTCATGGAGCCGTAAATTCAGCAAGGATGAACCGAAGATCAGGAGCAACTAATAAAAAGTACTATTTGATCTATGTGAAAGCTGGAGTATATCAAGAATACGTCATGATTCCTAAGACCATACCGTATATTAAGATGTTTGGGGACGGAATTGGTAAGACGATCGTCACTGGTGATCGGCATTTAGGTGGTCGCATGCCAACAGCACGTCACCTGAAACAATCTGCAACTTTTCGTAAGTAA
- the LOC122604961 gene encoding pectinesterase 2-like — translation MTFRNTAGPHNEQAVAFLSGSDHSAVYNCSMEGYQDTLYTAANKQFYKNCKIFGTVDFIFGDALAVFQDCEIFVRKTVPRGGLVVTAHGRKYHNESTGYCLQGCTITVAADLKPFISEYSKAFLGRPWHPYAFTMYMESFIDDLVDPQGWLDTWGYNETTFCGEYMNYGPGASTDQRVKWRGYHVINDPNIAKYFTVSKFILGNQWLPETGVPFISAFQIL, via the coding sequence ATGACGTTTAGAAACACGGCAGGGCCACACAATGAGCAAGCGGTGGCGTTTCTCTCAGGGTCAGACCATTCTGCCGTGTACAATTGCAGCATGGAAGGCTACCAAGACACGTTGTATACTGCAGCCAATAAGCAGTTCTACAAAAACTGCAAGATCTTTGGAACTGTAGATTTCATCTTTGGCGACGCTCTGGCCGTGTTCCAAGACTGTGAAATCTTCGTTAGAAAAACAGTACCTAGGGGAGGTTTGGTGGTTACAGCTCATGGACGAAAGTATCATAACGAAAGCACGGGATATTGTTTGCAAGGTTGTACAATAACTGTTGCCGCGGATCTCAAGCCGTTTATCAGCGAGTATAGTAAGGCTTTCCTAGGAAGACCTTGGCATCCATATGCCTTCACTATGTATATGGAAtcatttattgatgatttggtggatccacaaggatggctTGATACTTGGGGTTACAATGAAACTACTTTTTGTGGCGAGTACATGAATTATGGGCCGGGTGCATCCACGGATCAGAGAGTTAAATGGCGTGGTTATCATGTCATTAATGACCCAAATATCGCAAAATATTTCACGGTTTCTAAGTTCATTTTAGGCAATCAATGGCTTCCTGAAACCGGCGTGCCTTTTATATCAGCGTTTCAAATTCTTTAG
- the LOC122604962 gene encoding pectinesterase-like, whose amino-acid sequence MTLKVSLLIKCFIITLIFIFSFSSAVATTTTTTGSINWWCTQTPHYQTCSHYVADHNISSATISAKEFLDITVKAAIDEARVVLKRSQKIESKYPYNARGKSSWRNCVEYFDGIVFTLNEVLDHRLKPTPHNIQTWLSAGLTYITMCENEFKLINMTNNILPTISVNLKELLLNSLAISVVIRRASTNNIIPNGGLVNQNISNKNTLSTYLAQDEPDVVVAQDGSGDFNTIQEAVNSADSRRRSDRFVIYVKAGTYNEQVIIPKEVQYITMYGDGINQTIVSGDRNLGANNLRTMSSQYLQDTATFLWFIWIAEVWSRGFMARDMTFRNTAGSELHQAVALLSGSDQSVVYRCSIEGYQDTLYTTQYTQFYKDCKIFGTVDFIFGDAQAVFQDCDIFVRKPYPHGGLVVTSHGRTFENESTGYSLQGCKIVAGDDLKPIIGQIKPSFLGRPWRPYARTIFMQSFLDDIIDPQGWLDDQGYYETLYYGEYQNNGPGSSTDNRVNWPGYHIIVDQDTANEYTVANFISGNDWLPATGVPFTPGLY is encoded by the exons ATGACTTTGAAGGTTTCTCTCTTGATAAAATGCTTCATCATCACATTAATATTCATCTTCTCTTTTTCATCAGCAGTAGCTACCACCACTACTACTACTGGTAGCATAAACTGGTGGTGCACCCAAACCCCACACTACCAAACATGCAGCCACTACGTCGCGGATCATAACATCTCTTCCGCCACCATATCTGCAAAAGAATTCCTAGATATAACCGTAAAAGCAGCCATAGATGAAGCGCGCGTAGTTTTGAAACGTAGCCAAAAAATCGAGTCTAAATACCCATATAATGCTCGGGGAAAAAGCTCATGGCGTAACTGCGTAGAATACTTTGATGGTATTGTGTTTACACTCAATGAAGTCCTTGACCACAGACTCAAGCCAACCCCACATAATATCCAAACATGGCTCAGTGCTGGTTTGACATACATCACCATGTGTGAAAATGAGTTCAAATTGATCAATATGACCAACAACATTTTACCCACTATCTCTGTCAATTTAAAAGAATTACTACTCAACTCTTTGGCTATTAGTGTCGTTATTAGACGTGCGAGTACTAATAATATTATTCCTAATGGCGGGTTGGTCAATCAGAATATTAGTAATAAAAACACGCTATCGACGTATCTGGCTCAAGATGAGCCAGATGTCGTGGTGGCTCAAGATGGCTCGGGAGATTTTAATACGATTCAAGAAGCTGTAAATTCTGCAGATTCCAGGAGACGATCAGATAGGTTTGTGATTTACGTGAAGGCAGGTACCTATAATGAACAAGTTATTATCCCGAAAGAAGTGCAATACATTACCATGTATGGTGACGGTATAAATCAGACGATTGTCAGTGGTGATCGTAATTTAGGTGCCAATAATTTGAGAACCATGTCTTCACAGTACTTGCAAGACACAGCAACTTTTC TTTGGTTCATTTGGATAGCAGAAGTTTGGAGTCGTGGATTTATGGCTAGAGACATGACATTCAGGAACACCGCGGGGTCAGAGCTACATCAAGCGGTGGCACTTCTCTCCGGCTCTGACCAATCAGTCGTGTACCGCTGCAGCATTGAAGGCTACCAAGACACACTTTATACAACCCAATACACCCAATTCTACAAAGACTGTAAAATCTTTGGAACGGTAGACTTCATTTTTGGAGACGCTCAAGCGGTGTTCCAAGATTGCGACATCTTTGTTAGAAAACCGTATCCCCATGGAGGGTTAGTGGTAACATCTCATGGCCGAACTTTTGAAAACGAAAGCACAGGATATTCATTGCAAGGGTGTAAGATAGTTGCCGGAGATGATCTTAAGCCCATTATCGGTCAGATAAAACCAAGCTTCCTAGGAAGACCATGGCGCCCATATGCGCGGACCATTTTTATGCAATCTTTTCTTGATGACATAATTGACCCACAAGGATGGCTTGATGATCAGGGCTACTATGAAACTTTGTATTATGGAGAATACCAGAACAATGGGCCGGGTTCTTCTACTGATAACAGAGTAAACTGGCCTGGTTACCATATCATCGTGGATCAAGATACCGCCAATGAGTACACGGTTGCCAATTTCATTTCAGGCAACGACTGGCTTCCTGCAACTGGCGTGCCTTTTACACCAGGGCTTTATTAA
- the LOC122604963 gene encoding probable serine/threonine protein kinase IRE → MKIPLAPIRRSHTISELSDKHNGDYPDEADTLDASNLRLNRIRSLHHIDKIEIVPASTSKLLTIEQPAKADTGKKVSWGQSKSLQIQLPSDAGMEGTDDKAFNKETQSPRFHAIMHVTSGRRKVPDVKSFSHELNSKGVRPLPIRKPHAHGHVEEIMVMLKGKFEKLKEEVNSDLGIFAGDMVRILEETSESHPEWKESLEDLLIMASRCAKMTSNEFWSRCENIVQTLDDRRQDLPMGILKQVHTRLLFILTRCTRLVQFHHECGHEDNHHIFGLHQLSDLGAYAENVREFTYPSFSSPLGKFDANDVKSTKTHGGEQETVKSVASYTGRRMSSWKKLPSPAERSSRNHSALDVPSKDLSDHMEDTPVHASNNSDTASNARRVTSGVSGEQHYTASDSSLICRICEVEIPTVHVEQHSRICTIADRCDLKGLSVNERLERVAETLERIIDSWSPKGADLAVGSQESGRISLSSISEDLYKVSPRDHLNSCQCSENLLEYGHNPEDFHISPMNCGTSGTSIPIIGPKASSAGSLTPRSPLITPRTNQIDIFMSGRKTISEHEDSQQIHKLLEIARSLARINTNDYSALELMLDHLNDLKYAIQDRKVDALVVETFGRRIEKLLQEKYVILCGQIDDEKSESLSNIPYEDSPIGLDTARSFHASPASSYSKDRTSIEDFEIIKPISRGAFGRVFLARKRATGDLFAIKVLKKADMIRKNAVQSILAERDILISARNPFVVRFFYSFTCRENLYLVMEYLNGGDLFSLLRNLGCLEEDMARLYISELVLALEYLHSLNVIHRDLKPDNLLIGPDGHIKLTDFGLSKVGLINSTEDLSGSTTIRTAIFQDNEVKLESASVNKERRQKLSVVGTPDYLAPEILLGMGHAATADWWSVGVILFELLVGIPPFNAESPQQIFANIMNRDIPWPQIPGDMSLEAFDLIDNLLIDNPLQRLGATGAGEVKRHSFFKNINWDTLARQKATFIPSGDTLDTSYFMSRYIWNPDDEHIDGGSDFDEMSEVDNTSCDDSSHSNIVDEEEDECSNLAEFSAPLLNVNYSFSNFSFKNLSQLASINYDLLIKSTQDSIENSKADTP, encoded by the exons ATGAAAATACCTCTCGCGCCGATTCGTCGGAGCCATACCATATCTGAATTGAGTGATAAACATAATGGCGATTATCCTGATGAAGCTGATACACTCGATGCTTCTAATCTCCGACTTAATCGTATTCGTAGTTTGCATCATATTGACAAGATTGAGATTGTTCCTGCAAGCACTAGTAAACTTCTTACAATTGAACAACCCGCAAAAGCCGACACAG GCAAGAAGGTGTCTTGGGGCCAATCTAAATCGTTACAAATACAACTGCCATCCGATGCTGGAATGGAG GGTACTGATGACAAAGCTTTCAATAAGGAAACACAATCTCCAAGATTTCACGCGATAATGCATGTCACAAGTGGCCGTAGAAAAGTTCCTGATGTAAAGAGTTTCTCTCATGAGCTCAATTCTAAAGGAGTCCGGCCTCTGCCAATTCGAAAACCTCATGCACATGGACATGTAGAG GAGATCATGGTGATGCTCAAAGGGAAGTTTGAAAAGTTGAAGGAAGAAGTCAATTCTGACTTGGGTATTTTTGCTGGAGATATGGTGAGGATACTTGAAGAAACTTCAGAATCTCATCCAGAATGGAAAGAATCGCTTGAAGACTTGTTAATTATGGCCAGTAGATGCGCGAAAATGACATCCAATGAATTCTGGTCGAGGTGTGAAAATATTGTTCAGACTCTGGATGATCGTCGTCAGGATTTACCTATGGGTATTCTGAAACAAGTCCACACCCGTCTTTTATTCATACTCACTCGATGCACCCGGCTCGTGCAGTTTCACCATGAGTGTGGTCATGAAGACAACCATCACATTTTTGGTCTTCATCAGCTTAGTGATCTTGGGGCGTATGCAGAAAATGTTAGAGAGTTTACATACCCATCCTTTAGTAGTCCAttaggaaaatttgatgctaatGATGTGAAATCCACCAAGACACATGGAGGGGAACAGGAAACTGTAAAAAGTGTGGCTTCGTATACTGGTAGAAGAATGTCGTCATGGAAGAAGCTTCCATCTCCAGCAGAAAGAAGTTCCAGAAACCATTCTGCCTTAGATGTCCCATCAAAGGATCTATCCGACCATATGGAAGATACCCCAGTGCATGCTTCTAATAATTCGGATACAGCCTCAAATGCAAGGAGAGTTACATCTGGAGTTTCAGGAGAACAACATTATACCGCCTCTGACAGCTCATTAATATGCCGTATATGTGAAGTTGAAATTCCTACTGTACATGTGGAGCAACACTCTAGAATATGTACTATTGCTGATAGGTGTGATTTAAAAGGTTTGAGTGTCAATGAAAGACTTGAAAGAGTTGCAGAAACTCTTGAAAGGATCATCGATTCATGGTCACCAAAAGGTGCTGACTTGGCAGTTGGAAGTCAAGAGAGTGGGAGAATATCCCTATCAAGTATATCTGAAGATTTGTACAAGGTATCACCTAGAGACCACCTGAATTCTTGTCAATGCTCTGAAAACCTTCTTGAATATGGTCATAACCCTGAAGACTTCCACATTTCGCCTATGAATTGCGGCACAAGTGGGACTTCAATACCTATTATTGGTCCTAAGGCCTCATCAGCTGGAAGCTTGACTCCTAGATCACCTCTAATAACACCAAGAACAAACCAGATCGATATATTCATGAGCGGAAGGAAAACCATATCTGAGCATGAAGACTCACAGCAG ATTCACAAGCTATTGGAGATTGCTCGATCTCTGGCACGCATAAACACTAATGACTACAGTGCATTGGAACTCATGCTTGATCATTTAAATGACCTCAAATATGCTATCCAGGACAGAAAGGTGGATGCTCTTGTTGTTGAGACATTTGGGAGACGTATCGAAAAACTACTTCA GGAGAAATACGTAATTCTTTGTGGACAGATAGATGATGAAAAATCAGAATCATTAAGTAACATCCCTTATGAAGATAGCCCAATAGGTCTGGACACAGCCCGGAGTTTTCATGCAAGCCCGGCAAGTTCATACTCAAAGGATCGCACATCTATTGAAGATTTTGAGATAATAAAACCAATTAGCAGAGGTGCATTTGGACGAGTTTTTTTGGCCAGGAAAAGGGCAACAGGTGATTTATTTGCTATAAAG GTTTTAAAGAAGGCTGATATGATTCGTAAAAATGCAGTTCAAAGCATTTTGGCTGAACGTGATATATTGATATCAGCTCGTAATCCTTTCGTG GTGCGGTTTTTTTACTCCTTCACGTGTAGAGAAAACCTATATCTGGTGATGGAGTATCTAAACGGTGGAGACCTTTTCTCTCTGCTAAGAAATCTCGGGTGCTTAGAAGAAGACATGGCACGTCTATATATTTCCGAACTT GTTCTTGCATTGGAGTATTTGCATTCTTTGAATGTCATTCATAGAGATTTGAAGCCAGACAACTTGTTAATTGGTCCAGATGGCCACATCAAG CTGACAGATTTCGGGCTATCCAAAGTTGGTCTGATAAACAGCACGGAGGACTTATCGGGGTCAACAACCATCAGGACTGCTATCTTTCAGGATAATGAAGTCAAACTAGAGTCAGCATCAGTGAACAAAGAACGGAGGCAAAAGCTTTCAGTTGTTGGCACCCCTGACTATCTGGCACCCGAAATACTTCTCGGCATGGGACATG CTGCGACAGCTGATTGGTGGTCTGTTGGTGTTATTCTTTTTGAGCTGCTCGTAGGGATTCCTCCGTTTAATGCAGAATCTCCACAG CAAATATTTGCTAATATTATGAATAGAGACATTCCATGGCCTCAGATACCTGGTGACATGAGCTTGGAAGCTTTTGATTTGATAGACAATCTGCTAATTGATAATCCACTACAACGCTTAGGTGCAACGGGAGCTGGAGAG GTGAAGAGGCACTCTTTCTTTAAGAATATCAACTGGGACACACTCGCAAGACAGAAG GCAACATTCATACCATCTGGTGATACACTTGATACGAGTTATTTTATGAGTCGATATATCTGGAATCCAGACGATGAACATATTGATGGAGGTAGCGactttgatgaaatgtctgaagTAGACAACACTTCATGCGATGACAGTTCACACAGCAACATTGTGGATGAAGAG GAAGATGAATGTAGTAACCTGGCCGAGTTCAGTGCGCCACTTCTCAATGTAAATTATTCATTCAGTAATTTCTCATTCAAG AATTTGTCCCAGTTGGCTTCCATCAACTATGATTTGCTTATAAAAAGTACTCAAGATTCGATAGAAAATTCTAAAGCAGACACACCATGA